One window from the genome of Candidatus Poribacteria bacterium encodes:
- a CDS encoding tetratricopeptide repeat protein, whose product MSQQLKVFITYSHKNTAEKDKLITGLALLKREGIISIWHDNEILPGDKWRDAIFNNLADSDLLLYLTSTYSLESENCNKELAAALNAEIRVIPIILENCDWLNHQLSDFQALPDKGNPINKWQPESDGWQNVVDGIRRVLKKIQIQAASSSKISEKELHAEMDFQHGNILFLLGQLDMAIGAYSNAINLNPLNARVYNNRGIIYGRKGDLDNAIADFSKAVQLKPDYATPYYGRGIVYTKKGDFDNAIRDYTEAIEHKTDFAEAYNNRGNAYVDKGEVDNAISDFTKAIKLKPNLAEVYHNRGRAYTVKNDYANAIKDFTKAIQLKPGYAEAYSVRGVNYAEKGEFEKAIKDYNKAIELNPKFAGAYNNRGIVYFNKGDFDKAIEDYTTAIQQDSQLARAYYLRGEAWLCQKEWDKAKTDFITAKRLGVDIIAVFHNSYKDVETYQKNRLVKLPEDLALLLTQRRRTRYPKTQKVLDADGNPIKSSNVVNLREQLRNVGPPLSEYIKAKPAFGINTAPTEVFVVNKTTRSELIAAHPSSTDILKPFLHGRDLRRWHVDTPQQWLIFTHRGIAIDDYPAILKYLEKHNESLEKRKGKQKWYELQVSLRDVERFAQPKLVCPNTYNHQTFAVDTAGYYYDKTAYLIPTEEKWLCGLLNSRTVEWFYSQVSKQLTIDPLRARSGYIQQIPIPDLTSIQKALIAKIVDYLIYLQQQPTTDSKDLAHARDAVMLGYFERIIDGLVYESYLPEDLHKGDKHFFQPLLEEQLPLCEEIQGDKMPALRDIFEMLYERTHPIRRNLFFVDSVKPVRVIQGKL is encoded by the coding sequence GTGAGCCAACAGTTAAAAGTTTTTATTACCTACTCACATAAAAATACGGCAGAAAAGGACAAATTGATAACAGGTCTTGCCTTGCTGAAACGTGAAGGCATAATAAGCATCTGGCATGACAATGAAATTCTGCCAGGGGACAAATGGCGTGACGCTATTTTCAATAACCTTGCTGACTCTGACCTTCTCCTCTATCTCACTTCCACTTATAGTCTTGAATCTGAAAACTGTAATAAGGAATTAGCAGCGGCACTGAATGCAGAGATAAGGGTGATTCCAATTATCCTTGAGAACTGCGATTGGCTAAATCATCAACTGAGTGATTTCCAAGCTCTTCCTGATAAAGGAAATCCGATTAACAAATGGCAACCTGAAAGTGATGGTTGGCAAAATGTAGTAGATGGTATTCGAAGAGTCCTTAAAAAGATTCAGATTCAAGCAGCTTCCTCATCCAAAATTTCTGAAAAGGAACTACATGCTGAAATGGATTTTCAACATGGGAATATTCTGTTTCTGCTTGGACAACTGGATATGGCAATTGGTGCGTACTCCAATGCTATCAACCTTAACCCGCTTAACGCGAGAGTCTATAACAATAGGGGCATTATTTATGGTCGCAAAGGTGATCTTGATAACGCCATTGCGGACTTTAGTAAGGCGGTACAACTCAAACCAGATTATGCCACCCCTTATTACGGCCGGGGCATTGTCTATACTAAAAAGGGTGATTTTGATAATGCTATCAGGGACTATACAGAAGCAATAGAACACAAAACAGATTTCGCCGAGGCATATAACAATCGGGGTAATGCTTACGTTGACAAGGGCGAGGTTGATAACGCTATCAGCGACTTTACCAAAGCGATAAAACTAAAACCCAATCTTGCTGAGGTATATCACAATCGAGGCCGTGCTTATACTGTCAAAAATGACTATGCCAACGCCATAAAAGATTTTACCAAAGCTATACAACTAAAACCCGGTTATGCCGAGGCATACAGTGTACGCGGGGTTAACTACGCTGAGAAAGGCGAGTTTGAAAAAGCTATAAAAGACTATAACAAAGCAATAGAGCTAAATCCGAAATTTGCTGGTGCCTATAACAATCGCGGTATAGTCTATTTCAACAAAGGTGATTTTGATAAGGCTATTGAGGACTATACCACAGCGATTCAACAGGACTCTCAGTTGGCTCGAGCGTACTACCTTCGTGGGGAAGCGTGGTTATGTCAAAAAGAATGGGACAAAGCCAAAACTGATTTCATAACCGCTAAACGGTTGGGCGTTGACATCATTGCAGTGTTCCACAATTCCTACAAAGATGTTGAGACGTATCAGAAGAATCGCCTCGTCAAATTGCCAGAGGACCTCGCGCTTCTGCTGACACAACGTCGGCGGACCCGTTACCCGAAGACACAAAAAGTGTTGGATGCCGATGGCAATCCTATTAAATCCTCGAATGTGGTGAATTTACGTGAGCAGCTTCGCAATGTTGGGCCACCATTAAGCGAGTACATCAAGGCAAAGCCTGCCTTCGGAATCAACACGGCACCCACTGAGGTATTTGTGGTAAACAAAACAACACGGAGTGAACTCATTGCGGCACATCCCTCATCCACTGATATTTTGAAGCCGTTTTTGCACGGGCGGGATTTAAGGCGTTGGCACGTTGATACACCGCAGCAATGGTTAATCTTCACCCATCGCGGCATCGCGATAGACGACTACCCAGCAATTCTGAAGTATTTGGAAAAGCATAACGAAAGCCTGGAAAAAAGAAAAGGCAAACAGAAGTGGTATGAACTTCAAGTATCTCTTAGGGATGTGGAGCGTTTTGCACAACCGAAACTGGTCTGTCCAAATACCTATAACCATCAGACTTTTGCTGTTGATACAGCCGGCTATTATTATGACAAAACCGCCTATCTTATCCCAACCGAGGAAAAGTGGCTCTGCGGGCTCCTCAATTCCCGCACAGTAGAGTGGTTTTATTCACAGGTATCGAAGCAATTAACAATCGATCCTCTTCGGGCGCGGAGCGGATATATCCAACAGATTCCGATTCCCGACCTTACGTCAATACAGAAAGCACTAATTGCTAAAATCGTTGATTACCTGATCTATCTCCAGCAGCAGCCAACAACAGATAGCAAGGATTTGGCACACGCTCGCGATGCCGTGATGCTCGGGTATTTTGAACGAATTATTGATGGTTTGGTCTATGAGTCTTACCTACCTGAGGATCTTCACAAAGGAGACAAGCACTTTTTCCAACCGTTGTTGGAGGAACAGTTGCCTTTGTGTGAAGAAATTCAAGGAGATAAGATGCCTGCGTTGCGAGACATCTTTGAGATGCTATATGAAAGAACGCATCCAATCCGGCGTAACCTTTTCTTTGTAGACAGTGTAAAACCTGTTCGCGTCATTCAGGGGAAATTGTGA
- a CDS encoding Eco57I restriction-modification methylase domain-containing protein — MHETPLKMEIQRGLSNFTDGNLAENATHLLKLLGYESQRTLNRSSNTVKAFLEDFDTHRRMNRENTLLHEWQTVDFLFQLTADEIRQHTQETIIFHENRGVDETIYYSYLFLAIKLKADTYSRTALATITREINKLYTMPALLIFQHGRTLTFAIINRRPSQRDSDRDVLEKVTLIKDIDVVNPHRAHLDILAELSLDGLYQQHGFTNFLELHQAWQKTLDTSELNRRFFKEIADWYFWAVGKVAFPPDAGESVGAVSNRDVHNATCIIRLITRLIFVWFLKEQNLVPNVLFDETDIAELLTSVETQESTYYKAILQNLFFATLNQEMNTPEKPNTRKFRGEGRQHYNITSLYRYKRYFTDPDVALRLFETIPFLNGGLFECLDKPAPDDAKMILRVDGFSDREDNPLHVPNELFFSEPQAVNLNAVYDTKNSRYTVRGLIHILNRYKFTIAENTPIEEEVALDPELLGQVFENLLAAYNPETGTTARKQTGSFYTPREIVNYMVDESLIAYLKNAVCSRETIHCPSETKLRHLLSYNDEPHQFTDTEVEHLINAIDTLKILDPACGSGAFPMGILHKLVFLLGKLDPRNAQWRQRQIDRVEKTIATAEKIDDSVIRESTIDELEGEIESINEAFERNALDYGRKLYLIENCIYGVDIQPIATQIAKLRFFISLIVEQEVDNTRENRGVRPLPNLETKFVAANSLLDVEKPTQLLLRNPEIDTKEKALEEVRRRHFTARTPRTKDRYRNRDTELRAEISALLQSDGFPSETTEKIANWDPYDQNATADFFDPEWMFGITDGFDVVIGNPPYVRQEKIKALKPILKKRYTCYTGAADLYVYFYERGLQLLNANGTHTFICSNSWLDVNYGAPLQKYLLDNTAGAVICYSEAEREFESADINTIVSILYNGTPDADSHIRFLTFKTFIGDPNVENRRERMPTYPELAQAGMRDNRYTGDKWGGKYLRAPGIYWTILEKGKDKLVRLSDVAEVRRGFTTGANEFFYLDAERVQAWGIEDEFLKPIIKSPRECKSIRVDPSQLQFKLFMCHADKAALSGTAVLAYIEWGESQGYHRRPSCRVRTRWWDLGERQIPLLSFNYLISSTARTLYAQDGCYTSDNFQEIHTDSDLILPLCASLNSSLFQLMVNIAGRSNFGGGLLKIQTYEVSELLCLDPKTFAFENKEIFTSVAWEMLDPSDHRRALDAIIFDTLNLTQGERDGVYEAVVNLVESRLRKARSLKGK; from the coding sequence ATGCACGAAACACCTCTTAAAATGGAAATTCAGCGAGGACTCAGCAACTTCACGGACGGAAACCTCGCCGAAAACGCAACCCACCTCCTCAAACTGTTAGGATACGAAAGTCAGCGCACCCTCAACCGCTCGTCCAATACCGTCAAGGCATTCCTCGAAGACTTTGACACTCACAGACGGATGAACCGAGAGAACACACTGCTCCATGAATGGCAGACCGTAGACTTCCTCTTCCAACTCACGGCTGATGAAATCAGACAGCATACACAAGAAACCATAATCTTCCATGAAAACCGAGGCGTTGATGAGACCATCTATTATTCCTATCTCTTTCTCGCCATTAAACTCAAGGCGGATACCTATTCCCGCACGGCACTCGCCACTATCACGCGAGAGATTAACAAACTCTATACAATGCCCGCACTGCTGATTTTCCAGCATGGACGCACGCTCACCTTCGCGATTATCAACCGTAGACCGAGTCAGCGTGATAGCGATCGTGATGTCTTGGAGAAAGTAACGCTCATCAAGGATATTGATGTTGTGAATCCGCATCGCGCACACCTTGACATCTTGGCGGAGTTGTCGCTGGATGGACTCTATCAGCAGCACGGGTTTACGAATTTCCTTGAGCTGCATCAGGCGTGGCAGAAAACGCTGGATACCTCCGAACTCAACAGACGCTTCTTCAAAGAGATTGCCGATTGGTATTTCTGGGCAGTTGGAAAAGTGGCGTTTCCACCCGATGCCGGTGAATCGGTGGGAGCGGTTTCTAACCGCGATGTCCACAACGCCACCTGCATCATCCGCCTGATAACACGGCTCATCTTCGTCTGGTTTCTCAAGGAGCAAAACCTCGTGCCGAACGTTCTGTTTGACGAAACCGACATTGCAGAGCTACTCACGAGTGTTGAAACCCAGGAAAGCACCTATTACAAGGCGATCCTCCAGAACCTGTTCTTCGCAACATTGAATCAAGAGATGAACACGCCTGAAAAACCGAATACCCGCAAGTTCCGCGGCGAGGGGCGACAACACTATAATATCACATCGCTCTATCGCTACAAACGTTATTTCACTGATCCAGATGTAGCACTTCGCTTGTTTGAGACGATTCCGTTCCTCAACGGAGGCTTGTTTGAATGTCTCGACAAACCTGCACCAGACGATGCTAAAATGATCTTGCGTGTAGATGGTTTCTCTGACAGGGAGGATAACCCGCTCCATGTCCCAAACGAGCTCTTCTTCTCCGAACCGCAAGCCGTAAATCTCAACGCCGTCTACGACACAAAAAACAGCCGGTATACCGTTCGGGGTTTAATCCACATCCTCAATCGCTACAAGTTCACGATTGCTGAGAACACACCGATAGAAGAAGAGGTCGCCCTGGATCCAGAGCTACTCGGTCAGGTATTTGAGAATCTACTCGCCGCGTATAACCCCGAAACCGGCACGACTGCGCGTAAACAGACCGGGTCGTTCTACACACCCCGTGAGATCGTCAACTACATGGTAGACGAATCCCTCATCGCCTATCTCAAAAACGCGGTTTGTAGTAGGGAAACCATTCATTGCCCGTCAGAGACCAAACTCCGTCACCTCCTGTCCTACAACGATGAACCCCATCAATTCACCGATACCGAAGTGGAACATCTCATTAACGCCATAGACACGCTCAAGATCCTCGATCCCGCGTGCGGCTCTGGTGCCTTCCCGATGGGGATCCTCCACAAACTCGTCTTTTTGCTCGGTAAACTCGATCCCCGCAACGCCCAATGGCGGCAACGCCAGATTGACAGAGTCGAAAAGACCATCGCGACAGCAGAAAAGATTGACGACAGCGTTATCCGTGAAAGCACGATTGACGAATTAGAGGGCGAAATTGAGAGCATCAACGAGGCATTTGAACGCAACGCACTCGACTACGGCAGAAAACTTTACCTGATAGAGAACTGCATCTACGGGGTAGACATCCAACCGATTGCGACCCAGATCGCTAAACTCCGATTCTTCATTTCCCTGATTGTAGAGCAGGAGGTTGATAACACACGCGAAAACCGAGGCGTGCGTCCGTTGCCGAATCTGGAGACGAAGTTCGTCGCGGCGAATTCACTCCTCGATGTGGAGAAACCCACCCAACTTCTCCTCCGCAATCCAGAGATAGACACCAAAGAGAAGGCATTGGAGGAGGTGCGCCGTAGACACTTCACCGCACGAACACCCCGTACCAAAGACCGGTATCGCAACCGCGACACGGAACTCCGCGCCGAGATTAGCGCGTTGTTGCAGTCGGACGGGTTTCCGAGTGAGACGACGGAAAAAATTGCCAACTGGGATCCTTACGACCAGAACGCCACCGCAGACTTCTTTGACCCCGAGTGGATGTTCGGCATCACAGACGGATTTGATGTCGTAATTGGCAATCCGCCTTATGTCCGTCAAGAGAAAATCAAGGCACTCAAACCCATATTGAAAAAACGATACACCTGTTACACGGGAGCTGCAGACCTCTACGTCTACTTTTATGAACGCGGGCTTCAACTGCTCAACGCAAACGGCACACATACCTTTATCTGTTCCAACAGTTGGCTGGATGTGAACTACGGTGCGCCATTACAGAAGTATCTATTGGACAACACCGCGGGTGCCGTTATCTGCTACAGCGAGGCGGAACGAGAGTTTGAGAGTGCGGACATCAACACCATTGTCAGTATTCTCTACAACGGGACTCCCGATGCGGATTCCCACATCCGTTTTCTTACCTTCAAGACATTCATAGGCGATCCAAACGTGGAAAACCGTCGCGAGCGAATGCCTACCTATCCTGAGTTGGCACAAGCGGGCATGCGCGATAACAGATACACCGGGGACAAGTGGGGTGGGAAATATCTACGCGCCCCTGGCATTTATTGGACAATTCTGGAGAAAGGGAAAGATAAACTGGTCCGTCTCAGTGACGTTGCGGAGGTACGGCGTGGTTTCACAACAGGTGCCAATGAGTTCTTCTATCTTGATGCGGAACGGGTTCAGGCATGGGGCATTGAGGATGAATTTCTGAAGCCTATCATCAAGAGTCCACGGGAATGCAAAAGCATCCGTGTGGATCCGAGTCAGTTACAGTTCAAGTTGTTTATGTGCCATGCAGATAAAGCCGCGTTATCCGGCACTGCGGTGTTGGCGTATATTGAATGGGGCGAGTCACAGGGATATCATCGGAGACCGAGTTGCCGAGTCCGCACACGCTGGTGGGATTTGGGAGAACGTCAAATTCCATTGCTTTCTTTTAACTATCTGATTTCCTCAACTGCAAGAACTCTGTACGCCCAAGACGGTTGTTATACAAGCGACAATTTTCAGGAAATCCACACGGATTCGGATTTAATATTACCTTTATGTGCCTCCTTGAATTCGTCATTGTTTCAACTGATGGTAAATATAGCGGGACGTTCTAATTTCGGTGGTGGTTTATTGAAGATTCAGACCTATGAAGTTTCGGAGTTGCTTTGTTTAGACCCAAAAACCTTTGCATTTGAGAATAAAGAAATATTCACATCAGTTGCTTGGGAAATGCTTGATCCCTCAGATCACCGTCGCGCGCTTGATGCGATTATTTTCGACACCCTCAATCTCACGCAAGGCGAACGGGATGGAGTGTATGAAGCGGTTGTGAATCTTGTGGAATCACGGTTGCGGAAGGCGAGAAGTTTGAAGGGAAAATAG
- a CDS encoding TonB-dependent receptor, with the protein MCSANFLRPVYLAFYILFFGVVGRFTALAEDDAAPVQLEKIVVTPGRFTIYDGASAKISLSKQEIERFPLIDNDVMRAGHIFPGVASSDYSTRFSVRGGEKDDISVRLDGMELYNPYHLQDFGGAVSLIGLGLIQNTNLLIGGFPAEYGEKMSGVFDITTRTPNAEKFSANFGVDLINATATLEGPLSQKGSWLLSARRGYIDLILTLMDIDENYKPQYADLYSKLTYQVTPTDTITLNGLYGWDTNRIRVDDVDNNLDSRYDNSTTWAKWRHIFGDSYWTDLFVFAGTSSQDRTTGKADIDNRNFGFFGTKAELTANLFDKHTLRSGATWRWLTAQYQYNVQERQAGINVYTPILADIDDKGNEFNLFLQDEWQLHSKLALNVGGHYLYQHYREEGIQRYEVGPRVALAVKPTKSLVLRGAWGIYHQPVHLMGIPVEDGIETVGRAEQAVHYILGVEYTPVDSFLVRVEGYYNTFDNLVGRIREFGRQNQIFNSPESGDAKGVDVFMTHVVSNRLTWTLGYAFGIAEEIANGTKRFRQHDRRHSFAVSSNYQFAPTWYLYLSWRFHTGEPRTPLIHREIRLPDGSIVCDRQFGDIHSARMPAYHSLDFRITKQSPYRRWELSWYFQILNLYNQPNLDQYAFSQLRDENTDAVIGCAIEEEPLFPIVPTLGVTVTF; encoded by the coding sequence ATGTGCAGTGCCAATTTTCTGAGACCCGTGTATTTGGCTTTTTATATTCTGTTTTTTGGGGTAGTGGGTCGGTTTACTGCTCTCGCGGAAGATGATGCTGCGCCTGTCCAATTGGAGAAGATTGTTGTAACGCCGGGTCGTTTTACGATTTACGATGGCGCGTCGGCGAAAATCTCCCTATCTAAGCAGGAAATTGAACGTTTTCCGCTCATTGATAACGATGTCATGCGGGCGGGTCATATTTTCCCGGGCGTGGCTTCGAGCGATTATAGCACACGCTTCAGTGTGCGAGGTGGAGAGAAGGACGATATCTCAGTTAGATTAGATGGTATGGAACTCTATAATCCGTATCATCTCCAAGACTTCGGTGGTGCAGTCTCACTGATAGGTTTAGGTCTCATTCAGAACACCAATTTGCTGATAGGTGGATTTCCTGCGGAATATGGAGAAAAGATGTCCGGTGTCTTTGACATCACGACGAGGACCCCAAACGCTGAGAAATTTTCCGCTAATTTTGGTGTAGACTTAATTAACGCAACCGCCACACTCGAAGGACCTCTATCCCAAAAAGGGAGTTGGCTTTTGTCAGCCCGCCGTGGGTATATTGATCTCATTCTCACGCTCATGGATATTGACGAGAACTATAAACCGCAATACGCTGACCTCTATAGCAAATTAACCTATCAAGTTACACCCACAGATACAATCACCTTAAATGGTTTATACGGTTGGGATACGAATCGGATTCGCGTGGACGATGTAGACAATAACTTAGATTCCCGATACGACAATTCGACAACATGGGCGAAGTGGCGGCATATTTTTGGGGATTCATATTGGACGGACCTTTTTGTTTTCGCTGGCACATCCAGTCAGGATAGAACGACAGGGAAAGCAGATATTGATAATCGCAATTTTGGATTCTTTGGGACGAAAGCAGAACTTACAGCAAATCTTTTTGACAAACACACCCTCCGCAGTGGTGCCACATGGCGTTGGTTGACTGCGCAGTATCAATATAATGTTCAGGAACGGCAGGCGGGTATAAACGTCTACACGCCAATTCTCGCGGATATTGACGATAAGGGGAATGAATTCAATCTATTTCTCCAAGATGAGTGGCAGCTCCATTCCAAACTTGCGCTCAATGTCGGGGGACATTACCTCTACCAACATTATCGAGAGGAAGGTATTCAGCGGTATGAAGTTGGTCCACGAGTCGCACTTGCTGTAAAACCAACGAAAAGTCTCGTTTTGCGGGGGGCATGGGGTATTTATCACCAACCCGTTCACCTGATGGGTATTCCTGTGGAAGATGGCATTGAAACGGTCGGACGCGCTGAGCAAGCCGTGCATTACATCCTCGGGGTTGAGTATACCCCCGTTGATAGCTTCTTGGTGCGTGTTGAAGGCTATTACAATACCTTCGATAATCTTGTTGGGCGAATTCGTGAGTTTGGAAGGCAGAATCAGATTTTTAATTCACCTGAGTCCGGAGATGCCAAAGGCGTTGATGTGTTCATGACCCATGTCGTATCAAATCGTTTGACGTGGACACTCGGCTACGCGTTTGGGATCGCAGAAGAGATCGCAAATGGAACAAAACGCTTCCGTCAACATGATCGGCGACATTCTTTCGCTGTTAGCAGTAATTATCAGTTCGCACCGACGTGGTATCTCTATCTGAGTTGGCGTTTCCATACAGGTGAACCGAGAACCCCTCTTATTCACAGGGAAATTAGGTTACCTGACGGCAGTATTGTCTGTGATCGGCAGTTTGGTGATATACACTCGGCACGGATGCCTGCTTACCACAGTCTCGATTTTCGCATTACAAAGCAGAGTCCTTATCGACGGTGGGAGTTGTCTTGGTATTTTCAAATATTGAACTTATATAACCAACCCAACCTGGACCAGTATGCGTTTAGTCAACTACGCGATGAAAATACAGATGCAGTTATCGGGTGTGCGATTGAAGAGGAACCTCTCTTCCCGATTGTCCCTACATTAGGGGTTACGGTAACCTTCTGA
- a CDS encoding sigma-54-dependent Fis family transcriptional regulator codes for MASILIVDDDQAQLTILQRILKREGYTVETVGDSKTALDSLEKQMFDLVISDMWMSSRFEGRDLLREIKRTDPDLPVLIMTAFAELNDAVNLVAHEGAFYYLEKPIQIEVLKREVKHALQTRGALRSIEEESDDATPEIQIDEIVGDSEKMQDLFRNMTRILRRGVTQVLITGETGSGKSLIARALHKHGPRKNKPFVPINCGAIPETLIESELFGHEKGAFTDASHQKKGLFEVANEGVLFLDEIGDLPIQTQSKLLHILEEREIRRIGGTQNIKVDVCVIAATNKNLIQAVRNSAFREDLYFRLNVIPLHIPPLREHPEDIPLLVNFLIQKFSSEYAEALPKQVTPQAISVLRRYHWPGNIRQLENYLRRIFVLSENEVIDKDELPPEILDTSLPTTDVEFDIPEEGVSLDEIIKEYVCSALTKSNGTQIQAAKLLGISRRKLQHRMQKYGLQSQDFKAD; via the coding sequence GCAAAACCGCACTTGATAGTTTGGAAAAACAGATGTTCGACCTCGTCATCAGTGATATGTGGATGTCCTCCCGATTTGAGGGGAGAGATCTGCTTCGGGAAATAAAGCGGACCGATCCGGACCTGCCAGTGCTTATCATGACAGCCTTTGCAGAACTCAACGACGCGGTGAATCTTGTTGCGCACGAAGGCGCATTCTATTATCTTGAAAAACCGATTCAAATTGAAGTCCTGAAACGGGAAGTGAAACACGCGTTACAGACTCGCGGGGCGCTCCGAAGCATTGAAGAAGAAAGCGATGACGCAACACCAGAAATTCAGATTGATGAGATCGTGGGTGATAGTGAGAAGATGCAGGATCTTTTCAGAAACATGACTCGGATTTTGCGCCGTGGTGTTACGCAAGTTCTCATTACAGGCGAAACGGGTTCTGGAAAAAGCCTCATCGCGCGTGCCCTTCATAAACACGGTCCCCGAAAAAATAAGCCGTTCGTCCCAATTAATTGTGGGGCGATTCCTGAGACCCTCATTGAGAGTGAATTGTTCGGACATGAAAAGGGGGCGTTTACAGATGCATCACACCAAAAGAAAGGCCTTTTTGAAGTCGCAAACGAGGGAGTCCTTTTTCTCGATGAAATCGGAGATCTGCCGATCCAAACGCAGAGTAAACTATTGCACATCTTAGAGGAGCGCGAGATACGACGAATCGGTGGGACTCAGAACATTAAAGTAGATGTCTGTGTGATTGCTGCAACGAACAAAAATCTCATCCAAGCGGTTCGAAACAGCGCGTTTCGCGAAGATCTCTATTTTCGCCTGAACGTTATCCCGCTCCATATTCCACCGCTGCGAGAGCATCCAGAGGACATTCCATTGCTTGTGAATTTCCTCATCCAGAAGTTCAGCAGCGAATACGCAGAGGCACTCCCTAAACAGGTTACACCACAGGCGATATCTGTGCTCAGACGGTATCACTGGCCCGGTAACATCCGGCAATTAGAAAATTATCTCCGTCGTATTTTTGTGCTCTCAGAAAATGAGGTGATTGATAAAGATGAATTGCCACCGGAGATTTTAGACACATCGCTGCCAACCACCGACGTTGAATTTGATATTCCGGAGGAGGGAGTTTCCCTTGACGAAATTATCAAGGAATACGTGTGTAGTGCGCTAACAAAAAGCAATGGGACACAGATTCAAGCCGCAAAACTGTTGGGGATTTCGCGACGTAAGCTTCAGCATCGGATGCAGAAATACGGTCTGCAAAGCCAAGACTTTAAAGCCGACTAA